The Coffea arabica cultivar ET-39 chromosome 2c, Coffea Arabica ET-39 HiFi, whole genome shotgun sequence genome includes the window ATACTTAATCTAGTATTCTCTTTTAAAAGGGAAAGAATTATTCCCTGttcctttttttcttaaatcattttgtgttattgtttgatgTTCTGTTGCTTATGGAGAGCAAGGTGCATCTTTAACATTCCAATAATGAGACTGTCTTTCTGCTGCCTTGCTCTCTGAAGCTGCATACTCCTGGATTAATACAGTGTTTAAAATGGGATTTAGTTACTTCTTGCCAAGTGGCAACTGCACAGTCCTGTAGTCCTGTTGCCCTTGCTCCAGCTGGGGGTTGCATCGATAGAGTAGGGTGGCAATAAAACTGTGGAGGGTGGAtcgtcttttcttttcaaaggctTGCATGATTAAGTCATTTATGTTAAGTGCAAGCAAGGAAGAGTATGATTTTGGTCAAATGGGCTTTGATATCTGTGAATTTGTAGGAAAGCATCTcattttttcctcaatcaaGCCAGATTTCGGACTAGTCAGTGGTTTAAGCTTTCTACTTACAAGCCCTCCTTAGTAAGAGGAGATCATAATCTGGCTTTACAGAACACCTATTATGATCTATGACTTCTTCCAAGTTCCTTGTACAATTTCCACATTTGGTTGCTTTTCTGGTCTCGTTACCTTTTACTTTCTAAAATCTTTGATATTTCTGAGACATCAGTTATTAGATTGGCCTTATGCCTTGACCGTGTTTGAATTATGAGGTTGCTTATCTGATCATGGTCAGCTTTACTCATCTAACCTAATTTCTGCTAGTTCCTGGTAATCAGTGGGCTTATCACCTTTACTATGCGTTTCTTCCATATTTGAATGCTAAGATCATGTGACTATGTAATGTTTaccaaaaattttgatcaagatGAATGTAGAGaagtacaagtcaaaatatGCAGAGAGTTGATGGATCAGGAAGTCTCAGTTCCTGTGTTAGAGTAGCAAATTACATAACCAGGAAAGTAATTTCTCACATATAGATAGTTAAGTAGACAAGAAATATCGATAGTTCTCGTACCACTTAGATACACTTCTCGCTACACCAAGTAAAAGTTGCTCTTCGCAGACTTCTAATTCGATCTGTTTCATGAGTTTAATGCAGGATTGCAGAAATGCAGGACAGCTGCTGAAACTCTGATAAAAATAGGTCTAGACTCTATAGTACACCAGTTCTATGATATTACACTCATTAGGTAACAAGCTCATTAACCTTATGTATTGGGGAACAAGAATGCTCGGCTTACTGTTCTCTGCTAGCCTGATCTCGAGTTCTCTGATTTAGCTCTATATCCATATAGCTTTGGCCCTTATAAGCAGTGGCTTCAGCTCACCTTTGACATTAAGGCCTATCACCTCATCAGAGCCACCGATCATCTCTTTGCCTATGAAAACAGTAGGCACACTTGGCTCTTGTCCTAGATGTAGCAGTTCCCTTTCCATTTTCTGACCATCTTGATGTTGATCAATCTCATAAACTTTAGGATTTGCCCCAAAATTGTTTATTAGTGTCTTAATGGTGTGGCACATGCCACAATTGCTTTTGCTGAAGATAACCACAGGATTTTCAGACCCCAACTTTGTAACCATGCCCATCTCTCCAAGAGCAAGGTGAACGGAGACTAGTTGTACAAGGTTTTCGGATTTAGAAGAGGCCAAGTATATGTTAGTTATAGTGAGGTATTGTGCTAAATTACTGGCAAAGTAGCAAGCTGTTTTATAATGGAGTTGATCTTGCATGAAATTATTTATAGAAGCTTAGAGATGGTGAGCTGCATGCTGTTGCAGATTGAAAACGATTGAAGAATGTTCCTGGTAAAGTCAGGCCAAAGCATTTGTAATCTAAAATCTAAATCACCCCAAATCATTGCCCCACATTGTCCTGATGTGCCTTATCTGCATCAACTTACATGTTGCAACATGGACATTTTAGCTTTTTTCATGTAACTAAACCAGAATTTCCTGCATTCAGCCCTCAGATTAAACCATAGCTTGTTTATTATCCTATGTCAACGGTGAGGACGTATTTACATTCTCGCCAAGCTGTTGTATAATTGAGCCAATCATTTAGAATTTCTACTTCGAAATGCATTGATAattgtaccttttttttttcctggcgTCTAGAATTGATATAAAAGGGATTTTTGAATTTACAAACAATTAAACACTCAAATCTTTGAGGCCTAAAGCTGCTTATGGCTTGCTTTTTACAGGATTTTAAGTAATGTGAAGATTTCTTTTCTAGACAATTTTCCCTTATTTGATGTGTGCATTCTTTGAAAACGTAACCTGTTTTCATCAACTATTGAGAATGAGAAAAAGTTGCTTATCCAAAATGTACGTATCACCTTTTTCAGTTCCCTAAAGAGAATCGCATCCAATTCACCCCACTAAGTTAATTGATGTGGAAACTATATCCTCATATAACTGCAGATGAAAATCCAGACCTGATAAACATGAGTTGAAGGTACCAAAAATATGAGGGCACTCGACATTAAAGAAAGCACATTATCCTATCAACTTTTTCACCATCGATAAAAAAGACCTGTCATCGTATCTCTAATCATGAATATCACGTGAAGACTTTGCCATATCTTTGTTTCTGTGGCACATATCCTCCATATCTTCTGATTAATATTCACGACAGGTTCTTGTGGAGGGTTAGACCTGGAGGCATAAAAAAGATCTACTGATAGTAGATTGGAGAGCCATCTGAGGCCACAAGGAAGAAGCAGAGAATAACAACAATTAGCAAATTTTCTTCTAGTCACACTAATTAACTCAAAAAAGGGTTTCTGACTCTAGTTTCTTTCTCATGGCCAAATTTCATTCTGCTTGCAATCTTTTTCAAAAGAATTGCAATGATAAATAATTTTATTCCATATGTTTTTCTTGAAAATCCTACTCAATCTGTGTACACGTGTTTGTACTGCCCCAATTAGATCAACAGCTCAAAAGAATTGCAATGATAAATAATTTTATTCCATATGTTTTTCTTGAAAATCCTACTCAATCTGTGTACACGTGTTTGTACTGCCCCAATTAGATCAACAGCTTGCCTGATTAATGTAGGATTTATTTGTTGCATGAGCTGgataataactttttttttttctcagcaACGGCAATAATCTACGCTACTCCTATACTAATCTATACTATGGGGGAAGAGGAGTCCAATGGGGCTTGTATGGGAGTTGGGGGATGAACCTCCGACTAGATAAGTGCACTATTGTACTCTTTGGATTTTTTAAGAATATGGTAGTATTGTGCTGCATGAGCTGGATAATAACTGAAAAGCGTTATGGTAAGTACACATCCTAGCATCACACAACTCATTTGTCTATTTTCATTGTTCTAtaagggtgcgtttgataaaactgaaatctgaaattaattcattaaattattaaattgttaaatatcAAATCTAATATATTTAAGTGCattcacattcagtgataagtgaacaacttatcacttaattttgggagctagttttgtctagaaaattcagtgttaattaattcaaatgttcaatttttggttatcaaacttgtctgaatatgttaagatttaaattcattaaatttaagtactgaATAGGTTATCAAACAGGGCTTAAGTATTTATTATTTGCACAAAAGATCGAGAACAAAAACCAAATTTCCTTGATTACATGAAAGAATCTGCAGCGATAAAATGGTTTGTTTAGACGACCACATGTACAAGGCACCAATTTACTAGTGGAGCAATGCGCACATATCATTGAACTAGTTTACACAAAAGCAACATCTATATATATCATGTCACCTTGTTGAAAATGCTAATACTCAATGCTATTTCATTCCTCTTTTGTATGTttccagggaaaaaaaaaaaaaaagagaaaaactccTACATATCCACTCAATTTGCATTGTTTCAGTACCCTACATAAATTTATTCTTAAATTGGCATCCATAATTTGCTGCCCTTTCCGTCTATCTTTTCAGTATATTTGCTGCTGTTTTCTTCATTCTGTCGTTCACATTGCTCTACTAATAATTGATGCATTATATATGGGGTCGTTTCTTTTATACAGGAGCACGTATGTTTGTTCTGCCtaattggaaatttttagtcTTTTCCAGATATTTGCTTACTCCTAAAATGAGTTTGTTCGTGAAACGTTTTagcctcttcttttttttttccctcaaaataaATAGCTTGCTTTGACCAAAAAAAGTGTAGTTTTAGTGAACTTTTATGGGTACACAGAACCATGATCCCAATATAAGAAAGAACCCTTTGGCAATAGGTTATCGAAGACTCTTGTTCATTTGACAAACAAAGAATGCTAAAATTTCAAGTTGTTCTCAAAGTTCTAAGTTACAGTTGTAAAAAGCATTGATGCATTTGGTTATAACCTTTAAGTCCCATTTTGTCTTTAAAGTTTCTAATTGTGCCAATGATTTTGGCATACCATGAAGAGCTTTAAGCACTCCACCCTTTCAAAATAACATATAACATCCACAACCTAATTTCTCTACTCAATTTAAATGCCAAAAAGACTCCGATTCATACGTAATGATCATATTTCATTACCTTCATGGAGAGCTCTCTACTACAAAATCTTAAAACttccaaaaacaagaaaccctaaacatGTTTTAACCCGTGAAACTCCACCTAAAGATTATTATTAGAGTTTTCCTTTTAAATCCACAGTCTGGGCATAATAATTTTTTAGCAAAACTACAACCTCAAAGTAGTTAATTCAAGTTATTAAATAGCCTATCAGCCAATCTTATCCATGTAACATGTCCTTTCCTACCCACCGATGTGGGACAAATCATGAGGTCTCACATACAatagtaaaaaattttagaaattggTGAAAGAGTATGGAAAAGCAAGAGCGAATTGAAGTGACATACAGAATAATGAACAAGACCTAAATAATAGACAACTTCTAAACTGCAAACATGATCGCAAATGAATAATGAATACCTTCCGAACAATAGCCAAACAAGGTCAATGGAGTGTATTCATCGTCATTATGGTTCTCCACCACTCACAGTAGTAGAAAATTTTAGAATTGGTGCAAGATAGTAAAAAGTAAGATCGAATTAAAGAAACAAGTGACAGAGGGTTGTGAATTTGGAACATACGTATAGGGGTAATTCCTGCTCTAGAATATTGtatttgtttatattattttcattaaaaaataataaaaaaatgcatAGAGATTTTGATGGAGTGCCAAAATCATTACCTTCCAATTATTGAAAAAGGCATTCATGAATTTGTAATTGATCTCTCTCGAGGAAACTTTATTTCAATTGATGCAAGTTTACTTTGGAGTAATTGCTATCTTACACATCTTCTAACAGACATAGTTCCACACTTTTATAAGATAACGTTGTTAATGTCAAGTTTTTTTCTTTGTAGTACAGCTGTTAGACAAGCTTTGGGGCCTAGATTATATCCATTAGTTTAGTCAAATGATTTACTGCTTAGCAAGCACTATTCTAGGGTTTACATTGGATTCGGGATTACATATAAAGTATAGATGAATGAGGCCTAGGAATCTTTTTTCCTATGA containing:
- the LOC113722318 gene encoding monothiol glutaredoxin-S2-like; the protein is MGMVTKLGSENPVVIFSKSNCGMCHTIKTLINNFGANPKVYEIDQHQDGQKMERELLHLGQEPSVPTVFIGKEMIGGSDEVIGLNVKGELKPLLIRAKAIWI